Proteins co-encoded in one Deltaproteobacteria bacterium genomic window:
- the dnaJ gene encoding molecular chaperone DnaJ produces the protein MNGKADYYEVLGVNRDADADEIKRAYRRQALKYHPDRNPGDQQAEEKFKEAAEAYEVLIDPGKRRLYDQYGHAGLRDVQFGGFSDFADIFSSFDDIFEDFFGFGRRQARRQPRQGADLLYNLEISFLDAVFGLETDIEISKSVICETCRGSGVKPGSQRRTCSFCGGRGQVSQTRGFFRVNTTCPHCRGTGSMITDPCTQCQGRGRVKQKKKVNLKIPPGVDNGTRLRLRNEGSTGEYGGPPGDLYIDLRVTPHPRFSREGSDLICRVEVSFVQAALGTEIEVPTLTGQSRLTIPPGTQPGASFRLPGEGVPTLRGNSRGDLVVELDLKTPQELTPKQEELLREFLKLEKSEQSSPSGSRQKRPRQSPSIFS, from the coding sequence ATGAACGGGAAGGCGGATTATTATGAAGTTTTGGGAGTTAACCGGGATGCTGATGCCGATGAGATCAAGCGGGCCTATCGCCGTCAGGCCTTAAAATATCATCCTGATCGCAATCCCGGAGATCAACAGGCCGAAGAAAAATTCAAGGAGGCGGCCGAAGCTTATGAAGTATTGATTGACCCTGGAAAACGGCGATTATATGACCAATATGGCCATGCCGGGCTGCGGGATGTGCAGTTTGGCGGCTTCAGCGATTTCGCAGACATTTTTTCCAGCTTCGATGACATTTTCGAAGATTTTTTCGGCTTTGGCCGACGTCAGGCGCGGCGCCAACCCCGGCAAGGGGCTGACCTACTTTATAATTTAGAGATCAGCTTTTTAGACGCCGTCTTTGGTTTAGAAACTGATATTGAGATCTCAAAGTCAGTCATCTGCGAAACTTGTAGAGGCAGCGGGGTCAAACCCGGCAGTCAGAGGCGGACCTGCTCCTTTTGCGGCGGCCGAGGTCAGGTCAGCCAGACACGCGGCTTCTTTCGAGTCAATACCACATGTCCTCATTGTCGCGGCACCGGTAGCATGATCACCGATCCTTGTACACAATGCCAGGGCCGGGGCAGAGTCAAACAGAAAAAGAAGGTTAATCTAAAAATACCCCCGGGGGTCGACAACGGCACCCGCTTGCGGCTGCGCAACGAAGGTTCAACCGGGGAATATGGCGGGCCACCAGGAGATCTTTACATAGATTTGCGGGTTACCCCGCATCCACGGTTTAGCCGGGAGGGTTCTGACCTGATCTGTCGGGTAGAAGTGTCCTTTGTCCAGGCCGCTCTGGGGACCGAGATTGAGGTCCCTACCCTTACGGGCCAGAGTCGGTTAACTATCCCCCCTGGAACCCAACCGGGAGCCAGCTTTCGCCTGCCTGGGGAAGGAGTCCCCACTCTGCGCGGCAACAGCCGGGGAGATTTAGTAGTAGAATTAGATCTTAAGACCCCCCAGGAGCTTACTCCAAAACAGGAAGAGCTGCTGCGAGAATTTCTCAAACTGGAAAAGTCGGAACAATCTAGCCCTTCCGGCTCTCGGCAAAAACGGCCCCGTCAGTCCCCTTCCATCTTCAGTTAG
- a CDS encoding YggT family protein: MFILANLLNALAYVLSLVLTVYMWLIIARAILSWVNPDPYNPIVRFLYNITEPALSFFRRRLPLVYGGLDLSPLVVLLVIVFANYFVVQTLRDLARWLISPGY; the protein is encoded by the coding sequence ATGTTTATCTTGGCCAACTTGCTCAATGCCCTGGCCTATGTCCTGAGCCTGGTGCTGACGGTTTACATGTGGCTGATCATTGCCCGGGCCATCCTTTCCTGGGTCAATCCTGATCCGTATAACCCCATTGTCCGTTTTCTCTACAATATTACCGAACCAGCATTAAGTTTTTTCCGCCGCCGCTTACCTCTGGTTTACGGTGGTTTAGATCTATCGCCGCTGGTAGTATTGTTAGTAATAGTCTTTGCTAACTATTTTGTGGTGCAGACGCTGCGGGATTTAGCCAGGTGGTTGATTAGTCCGGGATATTAA
- the uvrB gene encoding excinuclease ABC subunit UvrB: MADSFKLVTAFKPKGDQPQAIKQLVAGVRTGHPHQVLLGVTGSGKTFTIAKVIAQLNRPTLVLAPNKTLAGQLYGEFKEFFPENAVEYFVSYYDYYQPEAYIPQADLYIEKDSSINDAIDRLRHSATRSLLDRNDVIIVASVSCIYGLGSPEAYQGMLLYLEEGMAKDRQEVQRKLVEILYERNDVDFHRGTFRVRGDRLEIFPAYEEERAIRVEFWGDTVEGIREIDPLRGQTRRKLKKVTIYPASHYVTPDWRREQALAAIEAELTERLKWFQAQGKLLEAQRLEERTRFDLEMLQELGFCHGIENYSRHLTGRGPGEPPPTLIDYLPRESLVVIDESHIAIPQLQGMYRGDRSRKETLVEYGFRLPSALDNRPLCFEEFAERVQQVIYVSATPGPYELEKANGRVVEQIVRPTGLMDPQIIVKPAMHQVDDLLGEIRTRLAQGERVLVTTLTKRMAEDLTEYFQEVGIKARYLHSDITTLERMEILRQLRLGVFEVLVGINLLREGLDLPEVSLVAILDADKEGFLRSERSLIQTCGRAARNVHGQVLLYADNTTPSMQAAIQETNRRRQVQDEYNRRHRITPTSIQKGIQNIMASVYERDYVTVPLVREEAAPYLLPQDRNRRIATLKKEMRAAAKKLEFERAAALRDQIKALEEAGLQL, translated from the coding sequence ATGGCCGACAGCTTCAAACTCGTCACTGCTTTTAAGCCCAAAGGCGATCAGCCCCAGGCGATTAAGCAACTGGTGGCCGGGGTGCGGACCGGTCATCCCCATCAGGTGCTGTTGGGGGTTACCGGTTCGGGCAAGACCTTCACCATAGCCAAGGTTATTGCCCAGTTGAACCGGCCCACCCTGGTTCTGGCTCCCAACAAGACCCTGGCTGGTCAGCTCTACGGTGAATTCAAGGAATTCTTTCCGGAAAACGCGGTAGAATATTTTGTCAGCTACTATGATTACTACCAGCCGGAAGCCTATATTCCGCAGGCCGATCTTTATATTGAGAAGGATTCCTCGATCAACGATGCTATCGACCGGTTGCGTCATTCCGCTACCCGCTCCCTGTTGGATCGCAATGATGTCATCATTGTTGCCAGCGTTTCCTGTATTTATGGGTTGGGGTCCCCGGAGGCCTACCAGGGCATGCTGCTCTATCTGGAAGAAGGCATGGCCAAGGACCGGCAGGAAGTGCAGCGCAAGCTGGTGGAAATTTTGTATGAGCGCAATGATGTCGATTTTCACCGCGGCACCTTCCGGGTACGGGGTGACCGCCTGGAAATTTTCCCGGCTTATGAAGAGGAGCGTGCTATTCGGGTGGAGTTCTGGGGGGATACAGTGGAAGGCATCCGGGAGATCGATCCCTTGCGGGGGCAGACCCGGCGCAAGCTCAAGAAGGTGACAATCTACCCCGCCAGCCACTATGTCACCCCGGACTGGCGCCGGGAGCAGGCTTTGGCCGCCATCGAAGCCGAGTTAACCGAGCGGCTCAAGTGGTTCCAGGCTCAAGGGAAGCTCCTGGAGGCCCAGCGATTGGAGGAACGGACCCGCTTTGATCTGGAGATGCTGCAGGAACTGGGGTTCTGTCACGGCATTGAAAATTATTCCCGCCATCTCACTGGCCGAGGGCCGGGAGAGCCGCCGCCCACCCTGATCGACTATCTGCCCCGGGAGTCCCTGGTAGTGATTGATGAAAGCCATATTGCGATACCCCAATTGCAGGGCATGTACCGGGGCGATCGGTCCCGTAAAGAGACCCTGGTGGAGTACGGCTTCCGCTTGCCCTCGGCGCTGGATAACCGCCCGTTGTGTTTTGAGGAATTTGCAGAACGGGTGCAGCAGGTCATCTATGTCTCGGCCACCCCGGGGCCTTATGAACTGGAGAAGGCCAACGGGCGGGTGGTGGAACAGATCGTCCGGCCGACCGGGCTGATGGATCCTCAAATCATCGTTAAGCCCGCCATGCACCAGGTGGATGATCTCCTGGGAGAAATTCGGACCCGTCTGGCGCAAGGCGAGCGGGTGCTGGTCACCACTCTGACTAAGCGCATGGCGGAAGATCTGACCGAATACTTCCAGGAAGTGGGGATCAAAGCCCGCTATCTGCATTCCGATATTACCACCTTGGAGCGCATGGAAATTCTGCGCCAGCTAAGGTTGGGGGTGTTCGAGGTCCTGGTCGGCATTAATCTGTTGCGGGAGGGCCTGGACCTCCCGGAGGTGTCTCTGGTCGCCATTCTGGATGCCGACAAGGAGGGGTTTTTACGTTCCGAGCGGTCACTCATCCAGACCTGCGGTCGGGCGGCACGCAATGTCCATGGCCAAGTGCTGCTCTATGCCGATAACACCACGCCCTCGATGCAAGCCGCCATCCAGGAGACCAATCGCCGCCGCCAGGTTCAGGATGAATATAACCGCCGCCATCGCATCACCCCCACCTCAATCCAAAAGGGCATTCAAAACATCATGGCCTCGGTTTATGAACGGGACTATGTCACCGTGCCGCTGGTTCGGGAGGAAGCCGCGCCCTATCTTTTGCCCCAGGATCGCAACCGCCGGATTGCCACTCTGAAGAAAGAAATGCGGGCCGCGGCCAAAAAACTGGAATTTGAGCGAGCGGCAGCCTTGCGGGATCAGATCAAGGCTCTGGAAGAAGCCGGTTTGCAGCTCTAG
- a CDS encoding DivIVA domain-containing protein — protein sequence MEAKLTPADIRQQRFRVSFRGFNIQEVESFLGQVAETLDLVRQENEAVRAELQRLQAELSEFKKREQLLKDTLINAQKVIESMKANAQKEAEIIIHDAELKAEKILQDSYTRQGRIKNEIEELKKFKATLNAQLRGIIDNHLRLLESEGETQSPESG from the coding sequence ATGGAGGCCAAACTGACTCCAGCAGATATCCGACAACAGCGGTTTAGAGTTTCCTTTCGAGGGTTCAATATCCAAGAAGTAGAATCCTTCCTGGGACAGGTTGCCGAAACGCTGGACTTGGTCAGACAAGAAAATGAGGCAGTTCGGGCTGAGTTACAACGACTTCAGGCGGAGTTAAGCGAATTCAAAAAGCGTGAACAACTTCTGAAAGATACGCTCATCAATGCCCAGAAAGTAATCGAAAGCATGAAGGCCAATGCCCAGAAAGAAGCGGAGATCATCATTCACGACGCGGAACTTAAAGCCGAAAAAATTTTGCAGGATTCGTACACCCGTCAGGGACGTATCAAAAATGAAATCGAGGAACTGAAGAAATTCAAGGCTACTCTTAACGCTCAGCTCAGGGGCATTATTGATAACCACCTCCGGCTGTTAGAGTCAGAGGGAGAAACCCAATCGCCGGAATCCGGTTAA
- the polX gene encoding DNA polymerase/3'-5' exonuclease PolX, whose product MKNKEIAKIFYAIAEYLEMEGVAFKPYAYQKAAITLENLKDDVEELYHQGGLKAIKKIPGVGESIALKIEEYLKTGKIQYYEEFKQRLPIELDEIIAVEGLGPKKAKILYEQLGIRTLADLEAAAQAHQIAPLFGFGPKTEANILEAIEFVKRSKGRFLLGEILPVATAVRDRLASLPEVEKITTAGSVRRMKETIGDVDLLAISPDPEKVMDFFVSLPEVVRVWGKGYTKSSVRTTQGFDMDLRIIPAESYGAALQYFTGSKEHNIALRKIAIDKGYKLSEYGLFKGPKAIAAISEEEVYRTLGLQWIPPELREDRGEIEAAAAAKLPELIDYTDIKGDLHVHSNWNGGANPIAEIAQAALSMGYEYVGIADHTKFLRIERGLDEAALAERNKEIDRLNHQLKDSGHHLTILKGCEANIMPDGSIDITDEALAQQDFVIAGVHHQFKMTREQMTDRIIKAMHNPHVDIIAHPTGRILKKRTEFEIILDQIIKVAQATGTILEINAYPERLDLDDLNILKAKNAGVRLIINTDAHHIDQLRYMRYGIGQARRGWAEKKDIVNAWPVAEMLKMLK is encoded by the coding sequence ATGAAAAATAAAGAGATCGCCAAAATCTTTTATGCGATCGCCGAATACCTGGAGATGGAAGGCGTCGCCTTTAAACCTTATGCCTATCAAAAAGCCGCCATTACCCTGGAAAATCTAAAAGACGACGTGGAGGAATTATACCACCAGGGCGGCCTCAAGGCGATCAAGAAGATTCCCGGCGTAGGCGAAAGCATTGCTTTAAAAATCGAGGAATACCTGAAAACCGGTAAGATTCAGTATTATGAAGAATTTAAACAGCGACTGCCCATTGAGTTAGACGAAATCATTGCGGTGGAGGGACTGGGGCCTAAAAAGGCCAAAATTCTCTATGAGCAGTTGGGCATCAGGACCTTAGCCGATCTGGAAGCTGCCGCCCAAGCCCATCAGATTGCGCCGCTGTTTGGGTTTGGCCCCAAGACCGAAGCCAATATTCTGGAAGCCATTGAATTCGTCAAACGCAGCAAGGGTAGATTTCTGCTGGGAGAAATTCTGCCCGTTGCTACCGCAGTGCGCGACAGGCTGGCCAGCCTGCCGGAAGTGGAAAAGATCACTACCGCGGGTTCGGTGCGGCGCATGAAAGAGACTATCGGGGATGTTGATTTGCTGGCAATCTCTCCAGACCCCGAGAAAGTCATGGATTTTTTTGTGTCTTTGCCGGAGGTGGTCAGAGTCTGGGGCAAGGGCTACACCAAGTCCTCGGTGCGCACCACCCAGGGCTTTGACATGGACTTGAGGATTATCCCGGCTGAAAGCTATGGCGCCGCCCTGCAGTACTTCACTGGCTCCAAAGAGCACAATATCGCCTTGCGCAAAATTGCCATCGATAAAGGCTATAAGCTCAGCGAATACGGGCTGTTCAAAGGTCCTAAAGCCATCGCCGCCATCAGCGAGGAAGAGGTTTACCGGACCCTGGGACTGCAATGGATTCCCCCGGAACTGCGGGAGGACCGGGGCGAAATCGAAGCCGCGGCGGCTGCTAAACTGCCGGAATTGATAGATTATACCGACATTAAGGGCGACCTGCATGTCCACAGCAATTGGAACGGCGGCGCCAACCCCATTGCCGAGATCGCCCAGGCCGCCCTCAGTATGGGATACGAATACGTCGGGATTGCCGACCACACCAAGTTTTTGCGCATCGAGCGGGGGCTGGACGAGGCGGCGCTGGCAGAGCGGAATAAAGAAATTGATCGACTCAATCACCAACTTAAAGACTCGGGACACCATTTAACCATCCTCAAAGGGTGCGAGGCCAATATCATGCCGGATGGTTCGATCGATATCACCGATGAGGCCTTGGCCCAGCAGGATTTTGTGATTGCCGGGGTGCACCATCAATTCAAGATGACCCGGGAACAGATGACCGACCGGATCATTAAAGCCATGCACAACCCGCATGTCGATATCATCGCCCATCCCACCGGCCGCATCTTGAAGAAGCGGACCGAGTTTGAAATTATTTTAGATCAGATCATCAAGGTAGCCCAAGCAACCGGCACCATCTTGGAAATCAATGCCTATCCGGAAAGATTGGACCTGGATGATCTCAATATTCTTAAAGCCAAAAATGCCGGGGTCAGACTGATTATCAATACCGATGCCCATCACATCGATCAGCTCCGCTATATGAGGTATGGCATCGGCCAGGCCCGCCGCGGCTGGGCCGAGAAAAAGGACATCGTCAACGCCTGGCCGGTAGCGGAGATGTTGAAGATGCTGAAGTAG
- a CDS encoding cysteine--tRNA ligase: MRVYNTLGKRKEEFIPQSEGQVGIYACGVTVYDDCHIGHARSAVVFDVIVRYLRHRGWAVTWVRNFTDVDDKIINRARQENTSCEAIAEKYITAFQQDMAALGVAPADIEPRATQHIKEIIDLIRRLEVKGFAYQRGGDVYFPVARFPGYGKLSGRSLEDMQAGARVEVDVHKDNPLDFVLWKASKPGEPVWDSPWGPGRPGWHIECSAMCMRYLGETVDIHGGGQDLIFPHHENEIAQSEAATGQPFARYWLHNGLVTINQEKMSKSLGNFFTVREILARFHPEVVRFFLIHSHYRSPLDFSDAGLAEAETALLRLYTPLAKIRQIAGVNPVPALEVPSDMVSSALTPEEQERLLTLRDRFQAAMDDDFNTAQALGHLFEAARLLNRVLEQSPTETASLAVVRRVGEEMVALGGTLNLLQAEPAEMVRHLRQKTLDLKISPEEIDRLIEARTQARQQKDWTRADAIRQQLADLDILLEDTPQGTIWRVKSG; this comes from the coding sequence GTGCGGGTTTACAATACCTTGGGAAAACGGAAAGAAGAATTTATCCCCCAGTCGGAGGGCCAAGTAGGGATTTATGCCTGCGGGGTCACCGTCTATGATGATTGCCACATTGGCCATGCCCGCTCCGCGGTGGTTTTCGATGTCATCGTGCGCTATCTGCGGCATCGGGGCTGGGCGGTCACCTGGGTGCGCAATTTTACCGATGTCGATGATAAGATTATCAACCGGGCCCGGCAGGAAAATACTTCCTGCGAGGCCATTGCCGAAAAATATATTACTGCTTTTCAACAGGATATGGCGGCCCTCGGGGTGGCGCCAGCGGATATCGAACCCCGGGCTACCCAGCATATTAAGGAAATTATCGATCTGATCCGCCGGTTAGAGGTCAAGGGTTTCGCCTACCAGCGCGGCGGCGATGTCTATTTCCCGGTGGCCCGTTTTCCGGGCTACGGCAAACTCTCGGGCCGTAGTCTGGAAGACATGCAGGCCGGAGCCCGGGTGGAAGTGGATGTCCACAAAGACAATCCTCTGGATTTTGTGCTATGGAAAGCCAGCAAGCCTGGCGAACCGGTCTGGGACAGCCCCTGGGGTCCGGGCCGTCCGGGTTGGCATATTGAATGTTCGGCCATGTGCATGCGTTACCTGGGAGAAACCGTGGATATTCACGGCGGCGGCCAGGACCTGATCTTTCCCCACCATGAAAACGAGATCGCCCAATCCGAAGCGGCTACGGGGCAACCTTTCGCCCGCTATTGGCTGCACAACGGCCTGGTCACCATTAACCAGGAAAAAATGTCCAAGTCCCTGGGCAATTTCTTTACGGTGCGCGAGATTTTGGCCCGCTTCCATCCGGAAGTGGTGCGCTTTTTCCTGATCCACAGCCATTACCGCAGTCCTCTGGATTTTTCGGATGCCGGCCTGGCGGAGGCCGAAACCGCGTTGCTGCGGCTTTATACGCCGCTGGCCAAAATCCGGCAGATAGCCGGGGTTAATCCGGTCCCGGCCTTGGAAGTTCCATCTGACATGGTGTCTTCAGCCCTCACCCCGGAAGAGCAGGAGCGCCTGCTAACCTTGCGAGATCGGTTTCAAGCCGCCATGGATGACGATTTTAATACCGCCCAGGCTTTAGGACATCTATTTGAGGCGGCGCGTCTGCTCAACCGGGTGTTAGAGCAATCGCCCACTGAGACCGCAAGTTTGGCCGTAGTGCGCCGGGTGGGAGAGGAAATGGTTGCCCTGGGCGGCACCCTGAATCTTCTCCAGGCCGAACCAGCCGAGATGGTGCGTCACCTCCGTCAAAAAACCTTGGATTTAAAGATTTCCCCGGAAGAGATCGACAGACTTATTGAAGCAAGAACCCAGGCGCGCCAGCAAAAAGATTGGACCCGGGCCGACGCCATCCGCCAGCAGTTGGCGGATTTGGACATCCTTCTGGAAGATACCCCCCAGGGCACTATTTGGCGGGTCAAAAGCGGGTAA
- a CDS encoding transcriptional coactivator p15/PC4 family protein, producing the protein MSTVIEHFSKNAREEIFLSLSEYKGHRLIDLRVHVPGDAEGEWIPTRKGISLGVGLYPAFKRALNRLETALIDQGLLDPEDLEPSD; encoded by the coding sequence ATGAGCACCGTTATAGAACACTTCAGCAAGAATGCACGGGAAGAAATCTTCCTGTCGCTGTCCGAATATAAAGGCCACCGTCTTATCGATCTAAGGGTCCATGTGCCAGGTGACGCCGAAGGCGAGTGGATTCCTACCCGCAAAGGCATTTCCCTGGGGGTAGGATTATATCCGGCCTTCAAGCGGGCCCTCAACCGCTTGGAAACCGCCCTGATTGACCAGGGTCTGCTGGACCCCGAAGATCTGGAACCGTCGGATTGA
- a CDS encoding DUF167 domain-containing protein produces the protein MSFFQPTTNGYLLRLKIVPGARRTQIAEVYGDQLKIRVAAPPQKGAANEALLAFLARKLQISKSQMRLRSGARDRSKVVEVLISSPELRDRLRNLTPATGADSSV, from the coding sequence ATGTCTTTTTTTCAGCCTACAACAAACGGCTATCTCTTAAGACTGAAAATCGTCCCTGGCGCCAGACGGACTCAGATAGCCGAAGTATATGGCGATCAATTAAAAATCCGGGTGGCCGCCCCACCCCAAAAAGGGGCGGCCAATGAGGCCCTGTTAGCCTTTCTGGCCCGAAAACTGCAGATCTCCAAAAGCCAGATGCGACTAAGAAGCGGGGCCCGGGACCGGTCTAAAGTGGTGGAGGTGTTAATTTCCAGCCCCGAGCTGAGAGACAGGCTCCGCAACCTGACGCCGGCGACGGGTGCTGATTCCTCGGTTTAG
- a CDS encoding M20 family metallo-hydrolase — protein MERDRQFELVKQRIAGYREEMVNLQRELVRRVAVGPDHDGPGEGDKAAFLTEILTQWGLKVENYPAPDERVSGGSRPNLVALLPGSQPEKIWVLSHLDVVPPGELNLWESDPFTLRVEGDRLYGRGTEDNHHGIIISLFAVKALIEAGLTPTRQVALALVSDEETGSHKGLAHLLEHHRELFSERDLIIVPDAGNADGTLVEISEKSLLWLRFEIKGRQCHASKPHLGINTLRACAHLIVALESLRKEFNHTDPLFFPPVSTFEPTKKEANVPNINTVPGHDVFYLDCRILPVYDLSLVKTRITEIASNIQMRFGVEMSIKPVQEVQSPPATPVEAPVVQALSRAIEAVYQRQARPGGIGGGTVAAFFRRAGLPAAVWSTVCDTAHQPNEYNLLPNLIGDCQVLAYVMLDAE, from the coding sequence ATGGAGCGGGACCGTCAATTTGAACTGGTAAAACAGCGGATCGCGGGATACCGGGAAGAGATGGTAAATTTGCAACGGGAGTTGGTCCGTCGGGTGGCCGTAGGGCCAGATCATGACGGTCCGGGCGAGGGCGACAAGGCGGCTTTTCTTACCGAGATTTTGACCCAATGGGGTCTCAAGGTGGAAAACTACCCTGCCCCCGATGAGCGGGTGAGTGGGGGCAGCCGCCCCAATCTGGTGGCTCTGCTTCCTGGCTCGCAACCAGAAAAAATCTGGGTTTTAAGCCATCTTGACGTCGTGCCGCCGGGGGAGTTGAATCTCTGGGAATCCGATCCTTTTACATTGCGGGTCGAGGGCGATCGCCTTTATGGACGGGGCACGGAGGACAATCATCACGGCATAATCATTTCCTTGTTCGCGGTTAAGGCGCTGATTGAAGCTGGTCTGACCCCCACCCGCCAAGTCGCCCTGGCTTTGGTCTCAGACGAAGAAACCGGCAGCCATAAAGGCCTGGCTCATCTGTTGGAACACCACCGGGAGCTGTTTTCGGAGCGCGACCTGATCATTGTGCCGGATGCCGGCAATGCCGATGGCACCCTGGTCGAGATTTCCGAAAAAAGCCTCCTCTGGCTGCGGTTCGAGATCAAAGGGCGTCAGTGTCATGCCAGCAAGCCGCACCTGGGAATCAATACCCTACGGGCCTGCGCGCATTTGATCGTAGCTCTGGAAAGCCTCAGGAAAGAATTCAACCACACCGACCCCTTATTTTTTCCGCCGGTCAGCACTTTCGAACCGACCAAAAAAGAAGCCAATGTCCCCAATATCAATACGGTTCCGGGCCATGATGTTTTTTACCTGGATTGCCGGATTCTGCCAGTCTACGATCTGAGCCTGGTCAAGACCCGGATCACCGAAATTGCCTCTAATATCCAGATGCGTTTTGGGGTGGAAATGAGTATTAAGCCGGTTCAGGAGGTGCAAAGCCCCCCGGCGACGCCGGTCGAAGCCCCCGTGGTTCAAGCTCTGTCCCGAGCAATTGAGGCGGTGTATCAGCGGCAGGCCCGGCCGGGGGGAATCGGCGGCGGGACGGTGGCGGCTTTTTTCCGTCGGGCCGGATTACCAGCAGCGGTGTGGAGTACAGTATGCGATACTGCCCACCAGCCCAATGAATACAATTTATTGCCGAATCTCATCGGCGATTGCCAGGTCCTGGCCTACGTTATGCTTGATGCCGAATAA
- the amrS gene encoding AmmeMemoRadiSam system radical SAM enzyme, translated as MIHPARLVEKLAEQQVRCLACIRRCLIRPGKRGWCHTRENRQGQLYSLIYGQVASLSLNPIEKKPVFHFLPGSRWLSLGSLGCNFRCPGCQNWQLAHADLDQELQSTRYLSPADLVELARQHQAVGISWTFNEPTLWVEYILDSAPLARQAGLYTNIVTNGALTQEALDALGPWLDVYRSDIKGFFKQTYDALAQLPHHQEIFAAAERALHHWGMHVELVTNIIPGLNDNEATLEGIAKWIAARLGPDTPWHLTRFYPAYAFQDRPPTPVPTLLRAYEIARAQGLRFVYLGNVPGHDLENTYCPRCGALLIRRSIFDILEYRLKAGRCPDCGTVIPGRWS; from the coding sequence ATGATCCATCCGGCCCGGCTGGTTGAAAAACTGGCGGAGCAGCAAGTCCGCTGTCTGGCCTGCATCCGGCGCTGCCTGATTCGGCCTGGAAAACGGGGCTGGTGCCACACCCGGGAAAATCGCCAGGGCCAGCTTTATAGCCTGATTTATGGGCAGGTGGCGTCGCTCTCGCTCAATCCCATTGAGAAAAAGCCAGTGTTTCACTTCCTCCCCGGTAGCCGCTGGCTGTCGCTGGGCAGTTTAGGGTGTAATTTCCGCTGTCCCGGCTGCCAGAACTGGCAACTGGCCCATGCCGATCTGGACCAAGAGTTGCAATCCACCCGTTACTTGAGTCCGGCGGATCTGGTGGAGCTGGCCCGGCAACACCAGGCAGTGGGAATCTCCTGGACCTTTAATGAACCCACCCTGTGGGTCGAATATATTCTGGACAGCGCGCCTTTGGCCCGGCAGGCCGGCCTGTACACCAACATCGTCACCAACGGCGCTCTGACCCAGGAGGCGCTGGATGCCCTGGGCCCTTGGCTGGATGTCTACCGCAGCGATATCAAAGGCTTTTTTAAGCAAACTTATGATGCTCTGGCCCAGCTGCCGCATCATCAGGAAATCTTCGCGGCGGCCGAGCGGGCTTTGCACCATTGGGGGATGCATGTGGAACTGGTCACCAATATCATCCCCGGACTCAACGACAATGAAGCCACCCTTGAGGGCATCGCCAAGTGGATCGCCGCTCGCCTGGGACCGGACACTCCCTGGCATCTGACCCGCTTCTACCCGGCGTATGCCTTCCAGGACCGGCCCCCCACCCCTGTCCCGACCCTGCTTCGGGCCTATGAGATCGCCCGGGCGCAGGGCCTCAGGTTTGTCTATCTGGGCAATGTCCCGGGCCACGACCTGGAGAATACCTATTGCCCCCGGTGTGGGGCGCTTCTCATCCGCCGCAGCATCTTTGATATCCTGGAATACCGCCTTAAGGCAGGCCGCTGCCCGGATTGCGGGACCGTGATTCCGGGGCGGTGGAGTTAG